TTGACAAGGAGTGAACCAAATTTAAATCCTAGGGCAGCAGTTTCTATTGTATCCAAGAGGAAAGCTATGCAAGCTACAACAACAAAGCTGATCAATAGAATATGGGGAGAGTATTACTCAAACCACATGCCAGAGGATTCAAAAGAGGGCACTGCCAGTGAACTAAAGGATGAGGATGAAGTGGAGGAacaagaagaaaatgaagatgaggaTGCTGAGGAGACAATATGCTTGGAGGGAACCCAAAAGTCACACTCAGTTTCCACACAAACCAAGACATTTTCTGCTGACGGAGAAATAAGATGGGAGGGGGAACCTGAAGGGAAGACCTGTTCTGGAAATCTTCTTTATAAACAGGCAATTATCCATGGTGAAGTTGTTTCTGTGGGAAAATCTGTGTTGGTGGAAGTTGACGAATTGGGTGAACTTCCTGATATATATTATGTTGAATATATGTTTGAATCaaagaatggaaaaaaaatgtttcatgGTAGGATGATGCAGCGTGGTTGCGAGACTGTTCTTGGCAACACTGCAAATGAGGGAGAGGTGTTTTTGAGTAACGAATGCAGGGATTTGGGACTGCAGGATGTTAAGCAGACAGTTGTTGTTAATATTCAAAAAAGGCCTTGGGGACATCAGCATCGAAAGGATAATATCATTGCAGACAAAATGGATAGGGCTAGAgcagaagaaaggaagaagaaaggacTACCCACTGAATATTACTGTAAGAGCTTGTACTGGCCTGAAAGAGGTGCTTTCTTCAGCCTTCCATTTGACACTTTGGGTCTAGGATCTGGAGTTTGTCACTCTTGTAAACTAAATGAAGACCAAAAGGAGAAggatattttcaaaataaattcaTCGAAGTCTGGTTTCCTATTGAGAGGAACAGAATATTCTCTTGATGATTACGTTTATGTAAGTCCTTTATACTTTGATGAAAAGATAGCGCAAGGAACATACAAGAGTGGGAGGAATGTTGGGTTGAAAGCTTATGTTGTGTGCCAAGTTCTTGAGATCATTGtccaaaaggaaataaaaaaagCTGAAATAAAGTCTACTGAGGTCAAAGTCAGAAGGTTCTTCCGACCGGATGATGTATCAAATGAGAAGGCATACTGCTCTGATGTACAAGAGGTGAGAGCTACTTACAAATTTTAACTTAATAATTTGATAAACACACCCACACAGGAGACAAACATTAATAATTCTACTGAAAGGGCAAGTAAAACTTACCCTAGCTTTTGAATCTGACATTATGATGCAAATATCTTCAATGGTTTTATTTACTAAGCCTTCCATGCTTTATCTTTTTACGTCCATTTTGCTGTTATCTTTTGAATATTGGTTCTACTTTGTGTATCTTGTTTCTGAGTTTTATATTGACTTAGATTTCATGATATAAAATTTCAGGTGTATTACAGTAATGAAACACATATAATCTCTGTAGAATCCATAGAAGGAAAATGTGAAATCAGAAAAAAGAAGGACATCCTTGAAAGCAGTTCCCCTGGAATATTCCAAAATGTTTTTTTCTGCGAGCACTTGTATGATCCTGCTACTGGGTCAATCAAGCAGGTATTGTTTTATTGGCCTTGTTGTTTGTGTTTAGTATGCTTGCTAATCCATCAGATAAACCTGGAAAGCTATCAGGATGTTTTAATTTATGCAGTTTTATGCTTTTTATTTGAAACAAGTGTGGACTATTTGTACTCATGTTACTGAACTGATCCATATGTAGCTGGTCATTATCCTGTAAACCGTGTTCTGTTCCCTTGtcatttaattaaatttctGTCCTGGTCATTCTCTAGCTGGTCATTATCCAGGCAAAATTGTTGTATAATATTTGGACTATTTGGTATGAcgttgttttcaatttttaattccaaattACTTCCAACATTTGACCCCCTAACaacataaaatatttataaacagTTTGCAACCAAGAAGTGCCACTACCGAGCAACTTAGGTCTTTTACTTAACTTAAAAATCAACTCTTTTGAAGCAGATGGTGTCATATACACACGGTCCAGTGGTAGTGTATACACTGTTGGTGGATCAAAATTAAAtgtaaattttcaaattttaaatcattCCAAATATACTATAGAAATATTGTTGTTGCcgcttttttatattttttcaaactCTTATTATGCATTTAAGTTTAGCTTAGTGCTGATTAATTTATTAGATTATTATTGTTGCTGTTGGAAATATGGGAAAGGAatatatcaatattattattattttcttcttctttttattattattattatttatttatttattattattattcatgaTGTTAATTAAACATTCTGGTACAAGTAAAAAGGTTGCATTTTATGATTTTCAATAATTAACTATTTTCTTGTTCCAATGCTCGACAGTTACCAACTCAAATCAAAGTAAAATATTCAAGTGGACATACAGCTGATGCTGCAGCTagaaagaaaaagggaaaatgTACAGAGGGAGATGACATTTCAGATACTGATAAGGAAAGAAATTTATCAAATGAAAAACGTTTAGCAACGTTGGACATTTTTGCCGGCTGTGGTGGCTTATCAGAGGGATTGCAGCAGTCAGGTAATCTTAACTACACTACCAATAAACAATTATATATACTGTCAACGCATAATTTAACTTGTGTTACTGCTTGCACACTTCAGGAATTGCATCAACTAAATGGGCTATTGAGTATGAAGAACCAGCCGGGAATGCGTTTAAAGCTAATCATCCTGACGCGTTGGTGTTTATTAACAATTGCAATGTTATTCTTAGGTAAACTATCCAGTAGAGATAAATTATTTCAGGCCACAAGGTTAAATGGAGTGGAACCCATTTAAGTGACTCAGAAATGCGTTGTAATGTAGGGCTGTAATGGAGAAGTGTGGGGACCTAGATGATTGTATCTCAACGACTGAGGCGGCAGAATTGGCTGCGAAGCTTGACGAGAATGAATCAAGTAGTTTACCAATCCCTGGGCAAGTTGATTTCATTAATGGGGGACCTCCATGCCAGGTTTGTCTAGTTGTTGTCTTTGTTTCCATTTTACTGATAATAGGACCTCATGATATATTGATTTTTGAATTATGTGTTGTTCCAGGGTTTCTCTGGAATGAATAGATTTAACCAAAGCACTTGGAGTAAAGTCCAGTGCGAGATGATATTAGCATTCTTATCCTTTGCTGATTATTTCCGGCCAAGGTATTTCTTGTTGGAGAATGTCAGGACCTTTGTGTCCTTTAATAAAGGTCAGACATTCCGTTTAACCTTGGCTTCACTTCTTGAAATGGGTTATCAGGTAAAATTATATAGTTGTATCTTTCTTCCTATGTAATTACACTTTAGACTTTATGAATAGAATCTTGAGGAACTAATGAATGCTGATTTTGCTGGTCCAAAAGGTAAGGTTTGGTATCCTTGAGGCGGGAGCTTACGGGGTTTCCCAGTCAAGAAAAAGGGCATTTATATGGGCAGCCTCTCCTGAAGATGTGCTTCCTGAGTGGCCAGAACCATTGCATGTCTTTTCGGCCCCTGAGTTGAAAATCAGATTGTCCGGAAATGTCCAATATGCTGCGGTTCGCAGTACTTCAGACGGTGCCCCTTTACGTGCAATAACTGTCCGAGACACCATTGGTGATCTCCCACCTGTGGGCAATGGAGCCTCAAAAACAAACATGGAGGTATCTAATATAGGAAAGATACATGTTCCCTCTTTAAATAATGAATTGCCTATACACTCATTACTCACCAGGTTTTGTGTTGCACAGTATCAACATGATCCTGTCTCATGGTTCCAAAAGAAGATTCGACGGGATATGGCTGTCTTGACAGATCATATCTCAAAGGAGATGAATGAGTTGAACTTGATTCGGTGTCAGAAAATACCGAAGAGACCAGGTGCTGATTGGCGTGACCTTCCAGATGAGAAggtaaaattaaatttgaataaaacTTTAGCATAACCGTTTTGTGATTTATCTAACTTGTGATATCTTATAAAATGCAGATAAAGTTGTCTACTGGACAAGTTGTTGATTTGATACCATGGT
This portion of the Lotus japonicus ecotype B-129 chromosome 3, LjGifu_v1.2 genome encodes:
- the LOC130743864 gene encoding DNA (cytosine-5)-methyltransferase 1-like, which gives rise to MATSAMNRKSQKKPVVSKTKDEVKAGDKKKRSLSKSSEQPAATCKRPKRAAACENFKEKSFSISEKSCLIESKKDQIVDEEILAVRLTCGQDDGRPNRRLTDFILHDESGTAQPLEMLEINDLFITGVISPLEGSTEKKKENGVRCEGFGRIESWDISGYEDGSPVIWISTDIADYDCLKPAPSYKKFYDHFFEKARACIEVYKKLAKSSGGDPDISLDELLAGIARSMSGSKFFSGTASLKDFVISQGEFIYKQLIGLDMSDKTNDKMFADIPALVSLRDESKKQANYAHAQVAPSNGSLRIDSGIEDEEKKDPMDSIPSLAEEDDDVKLARLLQEEENWKSMKQKKNPRSASSNKYYIKINEDEIANDYPLPAYYKTSLQETDEFIVFDNDYDIYDTEELPRSMLHNWTLYNSDARLVSLELLPMKPCSEIDVTIFGSGIMTSDDGSGFHLDTESGQSSSTASGAQETDGMPIYLSAIKEWMIEFGSSMIFISIRTDMAWYRLGKPSKQYAPWYDTVMKTARVATSIITLLKEQSRVSRLSFGDVIKKVAEFTQNHKSYISSDASKVESYVVVHGQIILQLFAEYPDEKIRKSPFISGLVNKMEARHHTKWLVKTKKVLTRSEPNLNPRAAVSIVSKRKAMQATTTKLINRIWGEYYSNHMPEDSKEGTASELKDEDEVEEQEENEDEDAEETICLEGTQKSHSVSTQTKTFSADGEIRWEGEPEGKTCSGNLLYKQAIIHGEVVSVGKSVLVEVDELGELPDIYYVEYMFESKNGKKMFHGRMMQRGCETVLGNTANEGEVFLSNECRDLGLQDVKQTVVVNIQKRPWGHQHRKDNIIADKMDRARAEERKKKGLPTEYYCKSLYWPERGAFFSLPFDTLGLGSGVCHSCKLNEDQKEKDIFKINSSKSGFLLRGTEYSLDDYVYVSPLYFDEKIAQGTYKSGRNVGLKAYVVCQVLEIIVQKEIKKAEIKSTEVKVRRFFRPDDVSNEKAYCSDVQEVYYSNETHIISVESIEGKCEIRKKKDILESSSPGIFQNVFFCEHLYDPATGSIKQLPTQIKVKYSSGHTADAAARKKKGKCTEGDDISDTDKERNLSNEKRLATLDIFAGCGGLSEGLQQSGIASTKWAIEYEEPAGNAFKANHPDALVFINNCNVILRAVMEKCGDLDDCISTTEAAELAAKLDENESSSLPIPGQVDFINGGPPCQGFSGMNRFNQSTWSKVQCEMILAFLSFADYFRPRYFLLENVRTFVSFNKGQTFRLTLASLLEMGYQVRFGILEAGAYGVSQSRKRAFIWAASPEDVLPEWPEPLHVFSAPELKIRLSGNVQYAAVRSTSDGAPLRAITVRDTIGDLPPVGNGASKTNMEYQHDPVSWFQKKIRRDMAVLTDHISKEMNELNLIRCQKIPKRPGADWRDLPDEKIKLSTGQVVDLIPWCLPNTAKRHNHWKGLFGRLDWQGNFPTSITDPQPMGKVGMCFHPDQDRILTVRECARSQGFPDNYQFSGNIIHKHRQIGNAVPPPLAFALGRKLKEAVDSKGST